The following are encoded in a window of Aneurinibacillus migulanus genomic DNA:
- a CDS encoding DedA family protein, whose protein sequence is MGEIIEAIGSWITAIINYLGYTGVFFGMLFESACIPIPSELIMPFAGFLAAQGEMSLFAAIAAGSIGGTIGCIIAYIIGYKYGHLLEGPLRYVFPLNEVRRAQRWLARHGDSVGFFTRLLPAIRTFISLPMGMARAPFLRFIVYSFVGTTIWCTMLAYVGWILGENWTAIKTYLHYGDVAVLVTLVALVAYYVWKKKKRSRFV, encoded by the coding sequence ATGGGGGAGATAATTGAAGCCATCGGTTCTTGGATTACCGCTATTATCAACTATCTGGGTTATACCGGTGTCTTTTTTGGAATGCTCTTTGAGAGCGCATGTATTCCGATTCCGAGTGAGCTGATTATGCCGTTTGCCGGCTTTCTTGCTGCACAAGGAGAGATGAGTTTGTTTGCTGCCATCGCTGCTGGCAGTATTGGTGGAACGATAGGCTGTATCATTGCATATATCATTGGCTACAAGTACGGTCACTTGCTTGAAGGACCATTACGTTATGTTTTTCCGTTGAATGAAGTGAGGCGGGCACAGCGTTGGTTAGCCCGGCATGGAGATAGTGTGGGTTTTTTTACCCGCTTACTTCCAGCGATCCGTACATTCATCTCGTTACCGATGGGGATGGCCCGTGCCCCGTTTCTTCGTTTTATTGTTTACAGCTTTGTCGGAACGACTATCTGGTGTACCATGCTTGCTTATGTAGGGTGGATCCTTGGAGAAAACTGGACGGCAATTAAAACATATCTCCATTATGGAGATGTGGCTGTTCTTGTTACCTTAGTGGCACTGGTAGCTTACTATGTGTGGAAAAAGAAAAAAAGAAGCCGTTTTGTATAA
- a CDS encoding LCP family protein: MRVLRSILRVVFVVLLLGAIGIGGYYAYSFYSFTSKIQQPGTATSLPEWTGKERVNILLMGVDKRENEESTRSDSILVASIDPETKKAQLFSILRDSWVEIPGYRKSRINTAYEVGGPELMAQTVENLTGLPIQYYVTTDFKGFEKVVDALGGVDLYVEKDMEYYLYEENGYYDIILKKGQQHLDGRKALQYARFRHDKMGDFSRTERQRKLLKALAEQATKSTSIWRIPSVLEAVSPYVTTNMSSSDMLRLANLTYKLDVTHLQTEQIPPANILREKTVNGAQVIDPRPERTQEYIRELLENPLQNQTDETGADEKEAMKGSTN, encoded by the coding sequence ATGAGAGTGTTGAGAAGCATACTGCGCGTAGTTTTTGTTGTGCTTCTATTGGGTGCGATAGGAATTGGCGGTTATTACGCATATTCCTTTTATTCGTTTACGTCGAAGATTCAGCAACCGGGCACCGCTACGTCTCTGCCGGAATGGACAGGGAAGGAGCGTGTGAATATCCTGTTGATGGGTGTCGATAAGCGGGAGAACGAAGAGTCAACGCGTTCGGATTCCATCCTTGTGGCCAGCATTGATCCTGAGACGAAAAAAGCGCAGCTCTTTTCTATTCTACGGGATTCTTGGGTGGAAATTCCGGGTTATCGGAAGAGCCGGATTAATACGGCATACGAGGTTGGCGGACCTGAGTTAATGGCGCAAACAGTAGAGAATTTGACGGGACTGCCGATTCAGTATTATGTAACTACCGATTTTAAAGGCTTTGAAAAAGTGGTAGACGCGCTGGGCGGCGTAGATTTGTATGTAGAAAAAGATATGGAATACTATCTGTATGAAGAGAACGGTTATTACGATATTATTCTCAAGAAGGGGCAGCAGCATCTGGATGGGCGCAAAGCGCTGCAGTACGCGCGCTTCCGTCATGATAAGATGGGGGATTTCAGCCGGACGGAGCGTCAGCGCAAGCTGCTAAAAGCCTTGGCTGAGCAGGCTACAAAAAGTACGAGCATATGGAGAATTCCGAGCGTGCTGGAAGCTGTATCGCCATACGTAACGACGAATATGAGTTCGAGCGATATGCTACGCCTGGCTAATCTCACGTATAAATTGGATGTGACGCATTTGCAGACTGAGCAAATTCCGCCTGCCAATATCTTGCGTGAGAAGACGGTTAATGGCGCTCAAGTAATCGACCCACGTCCAGAGCGAACTCAAGAGTATATTAGAGAGTTATTGGAGAATCCGCTGCAAAATCAGACAGATGAAACGGGTGCCGATGAAAAAGAAGCTATGAAAGGTTCTACAAACTGA
- a CDS encoding rhodanese-like domain-containing protein, with translation MSVYGEVSTHEVNERLKQGENLHLIDVREDDEYAAGRVPGAKHIPLNQIPERLHELDKDKEYIMVCRSGNRSGMASEWLSERGYHVKNMVGGMLDWTGDIEK, from the coding sequence GTGAGCGTATATGGTGAAGTTTCAACACATGAAGTGAACGAACGGCTTAAGCAAGGTGAAAACTTGCACTTGATTGATGTTAGAGAAGATGATGAGTATGCGGCAGGGCGCGTTCCGGGCGCAAAGCATATTCCGTTGAACCAGATTCCAGAACGGCTACATGAACTGGACAAGGATAAGGAATACATTATGGTATGTCGGAGCGGTAATCGAAGCGGCATGGCTTCAGAATGGCTGAGTGAGCGCGGTTACCATGTCAAAAATATGGTCGGCGGCATGCTTGATTGGACAGGCGATATTGAAAAATAA
- a CDS encoding DUF3993 domain-containing protein, with protein MQYVWKSVGVIATVFAIFFMPVAGIQVTGTTSGSLALAAQSNMPEKEVIRSLLRQAADAQYALNEPMTRLEALERIQPYMTEEFSRAFLQERLVSEKNRQGETVWWVPGSDDMYLFIPDFSWDYRTKISISEGTVHVSQYYPAEEGPWQMPSHTETVLLVKEDGKWKVNGIQYE; from the coding sequence ATGCAATATGTATGGAAAAGCGTCGGAGTGATTGCAACCGTATTTGCTATTTTCTTTATGCCGGTAGCCGGTATACAGGTAACGGGGACGACATCGGGCTCCCTCGCTTTGGCGGCGCAAAGCAATATGCCAGAGAAAGAGGTTATCCGTTCTCTGCTGCGACAGGCCGCTGATGCGCAATACGCATTAAATGAACCAATGACAAGGCTGGAAGCCTTGGAGAGGATTCAGCCGTATATGACAGAAGAATTTTCTCGCGCATTTTTGCAGGAACGTCTTGTATCGGAGAAAAACAGACAGGGTGAAACGGTATGGTGGGTTCCGGGCTCAGATGATATGTATTTATTTATTCCTGACTTTTCGTGGGATTACCGTACAAAGATTAGTATAAGTGAAGGAACAGTTCATGTATCGCAATATTATCCGGCCGAAGAAGGCCCCTGGCAAATGCCATCTCATACAGAAACTGTACTGTTAGTGAAGGAAGACGGAAAGTGGAAAGTGAATGGCATCCAATATGAGTAA
- a CDS encoding cytochrome c biogenesis CcdA family protein: MQQSVSVSFAWFAGLISFFSPCVFPLIPAYITHLTGGMVQDDKLAIRRGTLLVRSLFFIIGFSIIFVIFGATASYLGQFLRSNRELFEQLSGILIVIFGFQTIGWLKLGFLAREKRFDMSRIQAGKWFSSLLLGMAFAAGWTPCVGLALSSILLLAGNAETVNTGMFLLSVYSLGLAIPFFIISFIMLYSVKAIRRLNRWMPVIKNVSGWILIAMGVLIYTGQMQRLSAWLSSFTLFTGI; the protein is encoded by the coding sequence ATGCAGCAATCTGTATCCGTTTCTTTCGCCTGGTTTGCTGGCTTAATATCATTTTTTTCACCCTGTGTTTTTCCATTGATTCCTGCATACATAACTCATTTGACAGGAGGAATGGTACAGGATGACAAGCTGGCTATCCGGCGTGGTACTCTATTGGTTCGTTCCTTGTTTTTTATTATTGGGTTTTCCATTATCTTTGTTATATTTGGGGCGACGGCCAGCTATCTTGGTCAATTCCTTCGGTCGAATCGCGAGCTATTCGAACAATTAAGCGGTATTTTGATTGTTATATTCGGTTTTCAGACGATAGGTTGGCTGAAGCTCGGATTTTTGGCGCGTGAGAAGCGGTTCGATATGTCGCGCATACAGGCGGGCAAGTGGTTCTCTTCGCTTCTGTTAGGCATGGCTTTTGCCGCAGGTTGGACCCCTTGTGTAGGTCTGGCCCTGTCGTCGATTTTGCTTCTGGCCGGTAATGCGGAAACCGTCAATACCGGAATGTTCCTGCTAAGCGTTTATTCGCTCGGGTTAGCCATCCCTTTCTTTATTATTTCTTTTATTATGTTGTATTCCGTCAAGGCAATCCGCCGTTTGAACCGTTGGATGCCTGTTATCAAAAATGTGAGTGGTTGGATTCTTATTGCTATGGGCGTACTAATTTATACGGGACAAATGCAGCGTTTGAGCGCCTGGCTTTCTTCATTCACCTTATTTACAGGTATATAA
- a CDS encoding cysteine hydrolase family protein gives MSKVALLLIDVINDFEYPEGDLLFKNSMEIVDQIVDLRKRAKEAGVPVIYVNDNYGKWQSDFLKLVAHTTNEKVRGKPFVDKLLPDEDDYFVLKPKHSAFYSTVLDTLLAYLKVETLILAGVAGNSCILFTANDAYMRDFHLYIPSDCIASNYAEDNRNAIKIMKTILDVDTRPQREIEFVCRNNEPDVP, from the coding sequence ATCTAAAGTAGCATTGCTTTTGATTGATGTAATCAATGATTTTGAATACCCTGAAGGGGATTTGTTGTTTAAAAATTCAATGGAAATCGTAGATCAGATTGTGGATCTGAGGAAACGGGCAAAGGAGGCCGGAGTTCCTGTCATATATGTGAATGATAATTACGGTAAGTGGCAGTCTGATTTTCTGAAATTGGTAGCACATACTACGAACGAAAAAGTACGCGGTAAACCATTTGTAGATAAATTGCTTCCGGATGAAGATGACTACTTTGTCTTAAAGCCCAAGCATTCGGCATTTTATTCTACAGTGCTTGATACGCTGCTTGCATATTTGAAGGTAGAAACGCTTATTTTGGCAGGAGTAGCGGGGAACAGTTGCATACTGTTTACAGCGAATGACGCGTATATGCGTGACTTTCACCTGTATATCCCGTCGGATTGCATTGCCTCCAATTATGCAGAAGATAACCGGAACGCAATTAAGATTATGAAGACCATCCTGGATGTAGATACACGCCCGCAGAGAGAAATTGAATTTGTATGTCGGAACAATGAACCGGATGTTCCATAG